In one window of Drosophila mauritiana strain mau12 chromosome X, ASM438214v1, whole genome shotgun sequence DNA:
- the LOC117148631 gene encoding uncharacterized protein LOC117148631, with protein sequence MSDTIAIEKEGICPLSESKGQEIDTPVDQDSQKLEQDILETYITAPLKIVEPFEKFEKEKEEEDKEKDSPVRSSTSPEDLTEIEVISAKAKKSVSFNPNDEEIRKFTTGEPIVDQKNPFRNGNIANTREKKTPPPVPTKRSTLSVRKTVTQQLREREREREREKEREQQKNESNTRKSKINRSQPQADDFVTTEEVLKQSKYVKTYIKNPDAYFVYDPSVLARLKLEELKETTGKLPKRKQTAKETRTGKQARHQNQNPNQNQKAQQLTKPPQPTFKKCSKPNYPELANLKIRTGTNSDPESSALFNPAEVTKNARKFDERVKKLQITSDDDLDDIDGPLTKSESSDELAASSSVPQSPDKPVAMSAPGDLPSPSPGTFTNTISSDEFQAYLDSKGLALMPRRELFSPTPTIARTSTPMQTAEERRQQVAESLAALRKSNTKKLNVLQRISNSIFPARRKTTPKSETPSPRSIFNDLEKDDYRRKADVPTEIRRVLLERQSPNCRRQNGHVQSPTVDSGIDKSARNCESNLQNRNGDTSLQRRNGDTNLQMRNGDNSLQIRNGDNTTLQRRNGDNSLRRSTLERPGVNPRRQWPEAQQVGRINRSTSVDRSQFTHEQPALASPVASSTPVRGQNQWDQLRAIKEVTDRQLYHKLHQQQQLQAQPLQGQQHQQHQQQQQQHTIRQRPNEDIYSQVIVHPDQTNFVRGSMQRNTFSGISGRSRPLMVYNGTPMRQQQMQQQPPRCQSVLDNITPSAENPGQQTPVVMRHRVANQSQAQQMPSRRIGGLLTREEILEKVKEFCRKSITRAPEAKTPLQPIYKRHLTPPNADVSPVSYASVDDQCARPQVPQRVQSLPVAQGRYVTSGMSVDGPSPIYAHVSKRNSLLSNVSEQYLSNQQLGTLTRPVPLNQLVLVDTGEGVQVAQLVDYLPYVRPAPGQGYMLQDGRATPLILDQSAQQTSQIYWTPQHRQRISHPVPAPRFMKGQAMPTSRHSTISRHMEERMGNASDWELSSEAGEVRRIMEKQL encoded by the exons ACAAGTCCGGAGGATCTCACCGAGATCGAAGTCATTAGTGCCAAGGCTAAGAAATCGGTTAGCTTCAATCCCAACGACGAAGAGATTCGAAAGTTCACCACCGGTGAACCGATTGTGGATCAAAAGAATCCATTCCGCAATGGTAACATAGCCAACACGCGGGAGAAGAAGACACCGCCTCCGGTGCCAACGAAACGATCGACCCTAAGTGTTCGCAAAACCGTGACCCAGCAACTTAGGGAACGTGAACGAGAACGGGAGCGCGAAAAGGAGCGGGAGCAGCAGAAGAACGAGTCCAACACTCGAAAAAGTAAGATTAATCGATCACAGCCGCAGGCGGATGACTTTGTGACCACTGAGGAGGTGCTCAAGCAATCCAAGTACGTGAAAACGTACATCAAGAACCCGGATGCGTACTTTGTCTATGATCCCTCGGTGCTGGCACGTCTCAAGTTAGAGGAACTCAAGGAGACGACGGGCAAGTTGCCCAAGAGGAAACAGACGGCGAAGGAAACGAGAACGGGAAAACAGGCCCGccatcagaatcagaatccgAACCAGAACCAGAAGGCTCAGCAGTTAACAAAACCCCCGCAGCCCACATTCAAGAAGTGCTCGAAGCCAAACTACCCGGAGTTGGCCAACTTAAAAATCCGAACCGGTACCAATTCCGATCCAGAGAGCAGTGCCTTATTCAATCCCGCTGAGGTAACGAAAAATGCTCGCAAATTTGACGAGAGGGTGAAGAAGCTACAGATCACCTCGGATGATGATCTAGACGATATCGATGGACCATTGACGAAGAGCGAGTCCAGTGACGAGTTGGCGGCCAGTTCCTCTGTGCCACAGAGTCCGGACAAGCCGGTGGCTATGAGTGCGCCGGGGGATTTACCCTCGCCCTCACCGGGCACATTCACCAACACCATAAGCTCCGATGAGTTCCAAGCGTATCTGGACTCGAAGGGTCTGGCTCTAATGCCCAGGCGGGAGCTATTCTCACCGACACCCACAATCGCCAGGACTTCGACGCCAATGCAAACGGCAGAGGAGCGACGGCAACAGGTGGCTGAGTCACTGGCGGCTCTGCGCAAAAGCAACACCAAGAAGCTAAACGTACTCCAGCGTATCTCAAACAGTATATTTCCAGCTCGTCGAAAAACCACTCCCAAGTCGGAAACTCCTTCGCCACGGAGCATCTTCAACGATTTGGAGAAGGATGACTATCGTCGCAAGGCGGATGTCCCCACTGAGATACGTCGTGTTCTATTGGAACGTCAGAGTCCTAACTGTCGTCGCCAAAATGGTCATGTTCAATCTCCGACCGTTGATTCTGGTATCGATAAAAGTGCCAGAAATTGTGAAAGCAATTTGCAGAACAGAAACGGTGACACAAGTTTACAAAGGAGAAATGGTGACACCAATTTGCAAATGCGAAATGGTGACAACAGTTTGCAGATAAGAAACGGTGACAACACAACTTTGCAGAGACGAAACGGTGACAACAGCTTGCGAAGATCAACACTGGAGCGACCAGGTGTGAATCCCAGACGTCAGTGGCCAGAAGCACAGCAGGTGGGTCGAATAAACCGCTCcacttcagtggatcgcagccAATTCACCCACGAACAGCCTGCTCTCGCAAGTCCTGTGGCCTCGTCGACGCCAGTGCGTGGCCAAAACCAATGGGACCAATTGCGGGCCATCAAAGAGGTGACGGATCGCCAGCTTTACCACAAGcttcatcagcagcagcaactgcaggcACAACCACTCCAGggacaacaacaccaacaacaccaacaacagcagcagcagcacacaATCAGACAACGACCGAATGAGGATATCTACTCCCAGGTGATAGTCCATCCCGACCAAACCAACTTTGTTCGCGGCTCAATGCAGCGTAACACCTTCTCGGGAATCAGCGGTCGCAGCAGGCCACTAATGGTTTATAATGGTACGCCGATGAGGCAGCAACAAATGCAGCAACAGCCGCCGCGATGTCAGAGTGTCCTGGACAACATAACGCCAAGTGCTGAAAATCCAGGCCAACAGACACCAGTGGTAATGAGGCATAGGGTGGCGAACCAGAGCCAAGCGCAGCAGATGCCATCTCGTCGCATCGGTGGACTTCTCACGCGCGAGGAGATTCTCGAAAAGGTCAAGGAGTTTTGCCGCAAGAGCATTACCCGAGCACCGGAAGCCAAGACGCCACTGCAGCCAATCTATAAGAGACATCTAACGCCTCCCAACGCCGATGTCTCGCCCGTGTCATACGCTTCCGTCGATGATCAATG TGCTCGACCACAGGTGCCACAGCGTGTCCAGAGTTTACCCGTCGCCCAGGGGCGCTATGTTACCAGCGGCATGTCAGTGGACGGGCCGTCACCCATTTACGCTCATGTCAGCAAGCGAAACAGTTTGCTTTCCAATGTCTCCGAACAGTATTTATCTAACCAGCAACTTGGAACACTGACCAGGCCGGTGCCTCTGAACCAGTTGGTACTGGTGGATACGGGCGAGGGTGTTCAGGTGGCCCAGCTTGTGGACTATCTTCCCTACGTCCGACCAGCGCCCGGCCAGGGCTATATGTTGCAGGATGGCAGGGCCACTCCACTCATCCTGGACCAATCGGCCCAGCAGACTAGCCAGATTTACTGGACACCGCAGCATCGTCAGCGGATCTCTCATCCGGTGCCAGCGCCCCGTTTTATGAAGGGTCAAGCCATGCCCACATCTAGACACAGCACCATAAGCCGACATATGGAGGAGAGGATGGGTAACGCCTCCGACTGGGAACTCAGCTCGGAAGCTGGGGAAGTGAGGCGCATAATggaaaaacaattataa
- the LOC117148636 gene encoding uncharacterized protein LOC117148636 isoform X2: MTTEQKMESEGSRSEDIGRTKTGPNLSEESLGSSTSSSVLNSWTILPVVKEKDDGLEAKTEVLTDLRPSSRADKQKNERCNRPAAEDPQADDISDGISIISDCESTDRISPNLFLREPLLGDLGFGDLPTSPVELIAPISTDQQLSEYPEREPEQQQPESKSVVRSKLDLQLPPLVQNGLTAFFYVASTLAILAFVGKLRNPEWQVLGEEKPLIELERRVGELELQNNLLRAEIDIMSKKLQYLASGQDATMQRQGAGRAKGKTFKAWPGNGDSVQPVDITKADLKQPFQCDNGQFVEIAGMCLENKQHLDSLTDEIGNAVNDVLQQSGAFHKFEKVTEKLGNFAGAEDTENVDPKGFHSKRNDGPQTVTSHGQSSKLADGSKERYRPKYKQEYNSNERKQRRRNEDHDRRSRTDDHSREHGKTKCSDQSSNKRGCYNKKSNEEHSNENSKERYPNNDSGSGEWHERMMLQRENTRHKHQKRNNKNWFIKRGESREQMRSGETQS, translated from the exons ATG ACGACGGAGCAGAAGATGGAGTCGGAGGGCAGCAGGAGCGAAGACATTGGGCGCACTAAGACCGGGCCCAACTTGAGTGAGGAGTCTCTCGGGAGCAGCACCTCATCGTCGGTACTCAACTCGTGGACCATTCTGCCAGTGGTTAAGGAGAAGGATGACGGACTGGAGGCGAAGACCGAAGTGTTGACGGATTTAAGGCCGAGCAGTCGGGCGGATAAGCAGAAAAACGAGAG ATGCAACAGGCCTGCAGCCGAGGATCCTCAGGCAGATGATATTTCTGATGGCATTTCGATAATCAGCGATTGCGAGAGTACGGATCGCATATCACCGAATCTATTTCTGCGCGAACCCCTATTGGGTGACTTGGGTTTCGGTGATTTACCAACTAGTCCCGTGGAACTGATTGCCCCAATTAGCACTGACCAGCAGCTATCGGAGTATCCTGAGCGGGAGCCGGAGCAGCAACAGCCTGAGTCCAAGAGCGTAGTGCGCTCCAAATTAGATCTGCAGTTGCCCCCGCTGGTGCAAAATGGCCTGACCGCCTTCTTCTATGTGGCCTCCACTTTGGCCATTCTAGCCTTTGTCGGCAAACTACGCAATCCGGAATGGCAGGTGCTCGGTGAGGAGAAGCCCCTGATCGAACTGGAGCGCCGAGTGGGGGAGCTAGAGCTACAAAACAATCTACTGCGCGCCGAGATCGATATCATGTCCAAGAAACTGCAATATCTCGCATCTGGACAGGATGCAACGATGCAGCGACAGGGAGCTGGTCGTGCCAAGGGCAAGACCTTCAAGGCCTGGCCAGGAAATGGTGATTCGGTTCAGCCCGTGGATATCACCAAGGCCGATTTGAAGCAACCGTTTCAGTGCGACAATGGTCAGTTCGTTGAGATCGCTGGCATGTGCCTGGAGAACAAGCAGCATCTGGATTCTCTAACAGATGAGATTGGAAATGCCGTCAACGATGTGCTACAGCAGTCTGGAGCCTTTCACAAGTTTGAAAAGGTCACCGAGAAGCTGGGCAACTTTGCTGGTGCCGAGGATACCGAAAACGTTGATCCCAAAGGTTTTCACTCGAAAAGAAATGATGGTCCACAAACCGTGACTTCCCATGGCCAGTCATCGAAGCTGGCGGATGGTTCGAAAGAGCGTTACAGGCCAAAGTATAAGCAAGAGTACAACTCCAACGAAAGAAAGCAGCGGCGACGGAATGAAGATCACGATCGCCGCAGCCGTACAGATGATCACTCACGGGAGCATGGTAAAACTAAATGCTCCGATCAGTCCTCCAATAAACGAGGGTGTTACAATAAGAAATCCAACGAGGAGCACTCCAACGAGAACAGCAAAGAACGCTATCCTAATAACGATAGCGGTAGTGGCGAGTGGCATGAACGAATGATGCTACAGCGAGAAAACACTCGCCACAAACATCAGAAGCGGAACAATAAGAACTGGTTCATCAAGCGAGGCGAAAGTCGCGAACAGATGCGTTCTGGAGAGACCCAAAGCTAA
- the LOC117148636 gene encoding uncharacterized protein LOC117148636 isoform X1, which yields MTTEQKMESEGSRSEDIGRTKTGPNLSEESLGSSTSSSVLNSWTILPVVKEKDDGLEAKTEVLTDLRPSSRADKQKNESRCNRPAAEDPQADDISDGISIISDCESTDRISPNLFLREPLLGDLGFGDLPTSPVELIAPISTDQQLSEYPEREPEQQQPESKSVVRSKLDLQLPPLVQNGLTAFFYVASTLAILAFVGKLRNPEWQVLGEEKPLIELERRVGELELQNNLLRAEIDIMSKKLQYLASGQDATMQRQGAGRAKGKTFKAWPGNGDSVQPVDITKADLKQPFQCDNGQFVEIAGMCLENKQHLDSLTDEIGNAVNDVLQQSGAFHKFEKVTEKLGNFAGAEDTENVDPKGFHSKRNDGPQTVTSHGQSSKLADGSKERYRPKYKQEYNSNERKQRRRNEDHDRRSRTDDHSREHGKTKCSDQSSNKRGCYNKKSNEEHSNENSKERYPNNDSGSGEWHERMMLQRENTRHKHQKRNNKNWFIKRGESREQMRSGETQS from the exons ATG ACGACGGAGCAGAAGATGGAGTCGGAGGGCAGCAGGAGCGAAGACATTGGGCGCACTAAGACCGGGCCCAACTTGAGTGAGGAGTCTCTCGGGAGCAGCACCTCATCGTCGGTACTCAACTCGTGGACCATTCTGCCAGTGGTTAAGGAGAAGGATGACGGACTGGAGGCGAAGACCGAAGTGTTGACGGATTTAAGGCCGAGCAGTCGGGCGGATAAGCAGAAAAACGAGAG CAGATGCAACAGGCCTGCAGCCGAGGATCCTCAGGCAGATGATATTTCTGATGGCATTTCGATAATCAGCGATTGCGAGAGTACGGATCGCATATCACCGAATCTATTTCTGCGCGAACCCCTATTGGGTGACTTGGGTTTCGGTGATTTACCAACTAGTCCCGTGGAACTGATTGCCCCAATTAGCACTGACCAGCAGCTATCGGAGTATCCTGAGCGGGAGCCGGAGCAGCAACAGCCTGAGTCCAAGAGCGTAGTGCGCTCCAAATTAGATCTGCAGTTGCCCCCGCTGGTGCAAAATGGCCTGACCGCCTTCTTCTATGTGGCCTCCACTTTGGCCATTCTAGCCTTTGTCGGCAAACTACGCAATCCGGAATGGCAGGTGCTCGGTGAGGAGAAGCCCCTGATCGAACTGGAGCGCCGAGTGGGGGAGCTAGAGCTACAAAACAATCTACTGCGCGCCGAGATCGATATCATGTCCAAGAAACTGCAATATCTCGCATCTGGACAGGATGCAACGATGCAGCGACAGGGAGCTGGTCGTGCCAAGGGCAAGACCTTCAAGGCCTGGCCAGGAAATGGTGATTCGGTTCAGCCCGTGGATATCACCAAGGCCGATTTGAAGCAACCGTTTCAGTGCGACAATGGTCAGTTCGTTGAGATCGCTGGCATGTGCCTGGAGAACAAGCAGCATCTGGATTCTCTAACAGATGAGATTGGAAATGCCGTCAACGATGTGCTACAGCAGTCTGGAGCCTTTCACAAGTTTGAAAAGGTCACCGAGAAGCTGGGCAACTTTGCTGGTGCCGAGGATACCGAAAACGTTGATCCCAAAGGTTTTCACTCGAAAAGAAATGATGGTCCACAAACCGTGACTTCCCATGGCCAGTCATCGAAGCTGGCGGATGGTTCGAAAGAGCGTTACAGGCCAAAGTATAAGCAAGAGTACAACTCCAACGAAAGAAAGCAGCGGCGACGGAATGAAGATCACGATCGCCGCAGCCGTACAGATGATCACTCACGGGAGCATGGTAAAACTAAATGCTCCGATCAGTCCTCCAATAAACGAGGGTGTTACAATAAGAAATCCAACGAGGAGCACTCCAACGAGAACAGCAAAGAACGCTATCCTAATAACGATAGCGGTAGTGGCGAGTGGCATGAACGAATGATGCTACAGCGAGAAAACACTCGCCACAAACATCAGAAGCGGAACAATAAGAACTGGTTCATCAAGCGAGGCGAAAGTCGCGAACAGATGCGTTCTGGAGAGACCCAAAGCTAA